GGGCCATGTCGAGGCCGAACCGCGCCCGCGCACCTTCAACATCGATCCGGCAGGGAAGTTCCTCGTCTCGGCCGGGCTGGATTCGGGACGGCTGCGCACCTACCGGATCGGCGAGGACGGCCGCCTGGAGCAGACCGGCAGCACCACCGTCGGCAAGGACCCGATGTGGGTCAGCATCGTCCCGGCGGGATAAGCCGCTACTCCACAAGATCCCAATACGGCCGCCCGCCGAAGCGTTCCATCAGGAAATCGGTGAACAGGCGGATTTTGGCGGAGAGGTGCCGGGTCGGCGGGTAGATGGCCGACAGAATGACTTCCGGCGGCCTGTAATCATGCAGGATGGTCACCAGCCGTCCCGCCTGCAGGTCCGGCCCCGAAATGAAACTCGGCGACAGGATAATGCCGAGGCCGCGCACCGCCGCATCGCACAGCACCTGCCCGTTATTGGACACCATCGCCGGGTCTATATGGACGCCGATGCTGCCCTCCGGCCCGTTCAGCCGCCACATCCCGCCACTGGAAAGGTTGCCGTAATGCAGGCAGCGATGGCGCCGCAGTTCCGACGGATGCCGCGGCGTGCCATGCGCCGCGAGGTATTCGGGCGACGCGCAGAGGGCCCGCTTCGTCTCGCAGATACGGAAATCGACCAGTGTCGATTCCTCTTGCGGTTCGGCGATGCGGATGGCGAGGTCGAAGCCTTCCTCGATGATGTCGACGAAACGGTCGTTGAGGTTCAGTTCGATGGTGAGGCCCGGATGCCGCGCCATGAAGTCGGCGACCGCCCGGCCGAGATGCATCACCCCGAATGACATCGGCGCATTGACCCGTAGCCGGCCCACCGCCGCCGCATGGGATTCCGCAACGTCGCGTTCGGCTTCGTCCAGCGCCGCCAGGATCGCCTTCGCACGGTCATAGAAGGCGACGCCGTTCGCGGTCGCCGAAACCCGGCGGGTCGTGCGGTTCAGCAGTTGGACGCCAAGTTCGTCTTCCAGCGCGATAACGAGCCGGTTTACCGCCGAACGCGACTGCCCCAGCAGCCGGGCCGCCGCGGCGAACCCGTCCGCCTCGACAACCGTTACATAGGTACGCAGCGCCGCAAATTTATCCATAGCAATCCAATTGTATTATTTTATAGGACAATATGTCTATATTTATCCTTATTGTCGATTTTTCCGGTAGGGGCAATATTCGTGACCAACAGAGACAGAGACAGAGACACATACCCGTAACGGAGGTTTCGACCATGAACACACTTCGACTTTCCGAACATCGCGGCCATGCCAATCTGGGCTGGCTGGACACGAAACACAGCTTCTCCTTCGGTCATTACCACGATCCGGCGCATATGGGCTTCGGCGCATTGCGCGTCATCAACGAGGACATCGTGGAACCGGGCGCCGGCTTCGACACGCATGGCCACCGCGACATGGAGATCGTCACATATGTCCTGGACGGCGCGCTGGAGCACAAGGATTCGATTGGCACCGGTTCGGTTATCCGGCCGGGCGAGGTGCAGCGCATGACCGCCGGCACCGGCATCCGCCATAGCGAGTTCAATGCTTCGCAAAGCGAGAAGGTGAAGCTGCTGCAGATCTGGATATTACCGGAAACGCAGGGGCTGGCGCCCGGCTACGAGCAGAAGGCCTTCCCCGATACCGACCGGCAGGGTGTGTTGCGGTTGCTCGGCTCCCGGGACGGCCGCGACGGATCGGTGACCATCCATCAGGATGTATCCCTGTACGGGTCGCTGCTGAATACCGGCGAGCAGGTGACGTTCGACTTGAAGCCGGGACGCAAGGCCTGGATCCAGATCGCGAATGGCGCGGTTACCGTAGGGGTCCAGCCGCTGCAGTCCGGCGACGGAATGGGCCTGGAGACGCCCGGCTGCATCACCATTACCGCAACCAGCGAGGCAGAATTTCTGCTGTTCGACCTGGCCGCCTGATTCAATCAAACGCACAAAGGAAATTCATCATGACCAAGCTTCTCGTTCTCTACTATTCATCCTATGGCCATATCGAGACCATGGCCGAAGCCGTCGCGGCCGGCGCCCGCGACGTCGATGGCGTCGAAGTCACCGTCAAGCGGGTGCCGGAACTGGTGCCCGAGGAAGCGGCGAAAAAGAACGGCTTCAAGCTCGATCAGGCAGCGCCGGTGGCGACGCCAGGCGAACTGGCGGAGTACG
The Alphaproteobacteria bacterium genome window above contains:
- a CDS encoding LysR family transcriptional regulator produces the protein MDKFAALRTYVTVVEADGFAAAARLLGQSRSAVNRLVIALEDELGVQLLNRTTRRVSATANGVAFYDRAKAILAALDEAERDVAESHAAAVGRLRVNAPMSFGVMHLGRAVADFMARHPGLTIELNLNDRFVDIIEEGFDLAIRIAEPQEESTLVDFRICETKRALCASPEYLAAHGTPRHPSELRRHRCLHYGNLSSGGMWRLNGPEGSIGVHIDPAMVSNNGQVLCDAAVRGLGIILSPSFISGPDLQAGRLVTILHDYRPPEVILSAIYPPTRHLSAKIRLFTDFLMERFGGRPYWDLVE
- a CDS encoding pirin family protein, with the translated sequence MNTLRLSEHRGHANLGWLDTKHSFSFGHYHDPAHMGFGALRVINEDIVEPGAGFDTHGHRDMEIVTYVLDGALEHKDSIGTGSVIRPGEVQRMTAGTGIRHSEFNASQSEKVKLLQIWILPETQGLAPGYEQKAFPDTDRQGVLRLLGSRDGRDGSVTIHQDVSLYGSLLNTGEQVTFDLKPGRKAWIQIANGAVTVGVQPLQSGDGMGLETPGCITITATSEAEFLLFDLAA